In the genome of Mucisphaera calidilacus, one region contains:
- a CDS encoding ribulokinase, whose product MNAPTYAIGVDYGTNSVRALVVDTANGDEIATEVFEYPSGDAGILIDPADPNLARQNPQDHIDGFISTVKNVVIQARQHSAFTPDRIVGIGVDTTGSSPLPVDQNGTPLGILPEFQNNLAAQCWLWKDHTAHAEAAEITALAEERSEPYLTLCGGTYSSEWYWSKMLHCERIAPEVAKAAYSWVELTDFIPAYITGQHNPDTMPRGICAAGHKAMFSHRWGGLPSLDFLESLQPGFSRFRKRYTSKPQPSSQPAGQLDQRVADLVGLPARINVAAGAFDAHHGAVGSGVSPGTIVKIIGTSTCDIMTSPLDQELADIPGVCGIVPESALPGAYGIEAGQSAVGDLFNWFIKHLGPVGHEALTQEALELPPGASGLLALDWNNGNRTVLVDPRLSGLLVGQTLHTTAAEIYRALIEATAFGSLTIIERIEEHEVPVERVVMCGGIAEKNPMAMQIYADVLNRPIRIARSRQACALGAAIFGAVVGHAHRNTQSAIAAMAGTKETVYQPITSNVNTYAELYTLYRRLHDAFGGVTKQAVLGDVMKRLISIRDRARSIRHA is encoded by the coding sequence ATGAATGCTCCAACCTATGCCATCGGCGTCGACTACGGCACCAACAGCGTTCGCGCATTGGTCGTCGATACAGCCAACGGTGATGAGATAGCCACCGAAGTCTTCGAGTATCCCTCGGGTGATGCAGGCATCCTCATCGATCCCGCTGATCCCAACCTCGCCCGGCAAAACCCTCAAGACCACATCGATGGCTTCATCAGCACAGTCAAGAACGTTGTAATCCAGGCTAGGCAGCACTCCGCTTTCACACCCGATCGGATCGTCGGTATTGGTGTTGATACCACTGGATCCAGCCCGTTACCGGTCGATCAGAATGGCACCCCTCTAGGCATCCTTCCAGAGTTTCAGAACAACCTGGCTGCGCAGTGCTGGCTGTGGAAAGACCATACAGCGCACGCTGAAGCCGCTGAGATCACAGCACTCGCCGAGGAGCGTAGTGAGCCTTATCTGACCCTCTGTGGCGGCACGTACTCTTCCGAGTGGTACTGGTCGAAGATGCTCCACTGCGAACGCATCGCTCCCGAGGTCGCCAAAGCAGCCTACAGCTGGGTCGAACTCACCGACTTCATCCCCGCCTATATCACTGGCCAGCACAATCCAGACACTATGCCCCGGGGCATCTGTGCAGCCGGTCATAAAGCCATGTTCAGCCATCGATGGGGAGGACTTCCCTCCCTCGACTTCCTCGAATCACTCCAGCCAGGCTTCTCACGATTCAGAAAGCGATACACAAGCAAACCACAGCCCTCTAGCCAACCCGCTGGTCAGCTCGACCAGAGAGTAGCTGATCTAGTCGGACTACCAGCCCGAATCAATGTCGCAGCCGGAGCCTTCGATGCCCACCACGGGGCCGTCGGCTCCGGTGTATCCCCGGGAACCATCGTCAAGATCATCGGGACCAGCACATGCGACATCATGACCAGCCCGCTGGACCAAGAACTAGCCGACATCCCAGGTGTTTGTGGCATCGTCCCCGAATCGGCTCTGCCAGGAGCCTACGGCATTGAAGCGGGTCAATCTGCGGTTGGTGATCTCTTCAATTGGTTCATCAAACATCTAGGCCCTGTCGGTCACGAAGCACTCACTCAGGAAGCCCTAGAACTCCCCCCAGGAGCCTCAGGGCTTCTGGCCCTCGACTGGAACAACGGCAATCGCACTGTCCTCGTCGATCCCAGACTCTCTGGCCTCCTTGTCGGCCAGACTTTGCACACGACCGCCGCCGAAATCTACCGCGCGCTCATCGAAGCCACTGCCTTTGGGTCCCTAACCATCATCGAGCGCATCGAAGAACACGAGGTCCCTGTCGAGCGCGTCGTGATGTGTGGTGGTATCGCCGAGAAGAATCCTATGGCGATGCAGATCTACGCAGATGTCCTCAATCGCCCAATCCGCATCGCTCGATCGCGGCAAGCCTGCGCACTCGGAGCTGCCATCTTTGGAGCCGTTGTAGGCCATGCCCATCGCAATACCCAATCCGCCATCGCAGCTATGGCTGGCACCAAAGAAACCGTCTACCAGCCTATTACTTCGAACGTCAACACCTACGCCGAGCTCTACACACTCTACCGACGGCTCCACGACGCCTTTGGCGGCGTCACTAAGCAGGCCGTGCTGGGAGACGTCATGAAGCGTCTCATCAGCATCCGTGATCGTGCCCGGAGTATCCGCCATGCTTGA
- the araD gene encoding L-ribulose-5-phosphate 4-epimerase AraD — MLEQLREQVCKANKRLVTENLVTLTWGNVSGISEDRKDIVIKPSGVPYDELTPEQMVIVSIDGQVIDSPLRPSSDTPTHLEIYRHFPNANGIAHTHSRYATIFAQARRSIRCTGTTHADHFRGDIPVTRALTPHEVESGYEHETGRLIVETFRENQLDPHCLPAILLAGHAPFVWGPCPDRAMDNSVALEAIAEMALHLELLAPNAPGLEAHILAKHQSRKHGPDAYYGQTNTP; from the coding sequence ATGCTTGAGCAACTCCGTGAACAGGTTTGCAAAGCGAACAAGAGATTGGTTACCGAGAATCTTGTCACCCTGACCTGGGGAAATGTCAGCGGCATCAGTGAAGATAGAAAGGACATCGTGATCAAACCAAGCGGTGTGCCCTACGACGAACTAACACCGGAGCAAATGGTCATCGTCAGTATCGATGGTCAAGTCATCGATTCACCACTTCGCCCATCCTCAGACACACCCACACACCTTGAGATCTACCGCCACTTCCCGAACGCCAACGGCATCGCCCACACTCACAGTCGATATGCCACCATCTTCGCCCAGGCTCGACGAAGTATCCGCTGCACGGGTACCACCCACGCCGATCACTTCAGGGGTGACATCCCCGTCACGCGCGCTCTGACCCCCCATGAAGTCGAATCCGGTTATGAACACGAAACCGGCAGGCTCATCGTCGAAACCTTCCGCGAAAATCAACTCGACCCGCATTGTCTACCCGCCATCCTCCTCGCCGGGCACGCCCCCTTCGTTTGGGGGCCGTGTCCCGACAGAGCTATGGACAACTCCGTCGCCCTTGAAGCCATCGCTGAAATGGCTCTGCACCTCGAACTACTTGCGCCCAACGCCCCTGGTCTCGAAGCCCACATCCTGGCCAAACACCAGTCCCGCAAGCACGGGCCAGATGCGTACTACGGCCAGACAAATACGCCCTAA
- the araA gene encoding L-arabinose isomerase, protein MSNIYPNQHVRLLVGSQHLYGHETLQQVDRDASEIVSGLNQDGQRPSEIRAQPVLTTPQAILHAIQESECDPQCLGVICWMHTFSPAKMWIAGLQALRKPMLHLHTQTHRDIPWSSIDMDFMNLHQSAHGGREFGHICTRLNVRRKVVVGHWQDASVLSQIDSWIRAAAAVHDGRQLRVARLGDNMRQVAVTDGDKVEAQIVFGYEVHGYGIGDAVQHVDAVKEDNVDELCQAYAIDHILDPQLRPGSPRHNDLREAARIELGLRSFLNEVNAHAFTDTFEDLHGLQQLPGIAAQRLMADGYGFGAEGDWKHAALVRAVKVMTRGLPGGTSFMEDYTYHFDPQCPAVLGAHMLEICPSIADSKPHAEIHPLGIGGKKDPVRLVFNAITGPAINASVIDKGDSSRLLINPVTAIEPKHDLPKLPVARVLWQPHPDLPTAAAEWIQAGGAHHTAYSNSVTQEMLEDYARILGLDIQLIA, encoded by the coding sequence ATGTCCAACATCTATCCCAATCAACACGTCCGCCTGCTTGTTGGAAGCCAGCACCTCTACGGCCATGAAACACTCCAGCAGGTCGATCGCGACGCCAGCGAGATCGTCAGTGGGCTCAATCAGGATGGACAACGGCCCTCCGAGATACGTGCTCAGCCCGTACTCACGACACCACAGGCCATTCTCCACGCCATTCAGGAATCTGAATGCGACCCCCAATGCCTAGGCGTCATCTGCTGGATGCACACCTTCAGCCCGGCCAAAATGTGGATCGCAGGACTACAGGCGCTCCGCAAGCCAATGCTTCATCTGCACACACAGACGCACCGCGACATTCCGTGGTCATCTATCGACATGGACTTCATGAACCTGCATCAGTCAGCTCATGGCGGCCGCGAGTTCGGACACATCTGCACCCGACTCAATGTCCGACGTAAGGTCGTCGTCGGTCATTGGCAAGACGCCTCAGTCCTGTCCCAGATCGACAGCTGGATACGCGCCGCTGCAGCCGTCCACGACGGCCGTCAACTCCGAGTCGCACGGCTGGGTGACAACATGCGTCAGGTCGCCGTGACCGATGGTGACAAGGTCGAGGCACAAATCGTCTTCGGCTACGAAGTCCATGGATACGGTATCGGTGACGCCGTGCAGCACGTTGATGCCGTCAAAGAGGATAATGTCGATGAGCTCTGCCAAGCCTATGCCATCGATCACATACTCGACCCGCAACTCCGACCGGGCTCACCGAGACACAACGATCTACGCGAAGCAGCACGCATCGAGCTCGGACTCCGCAGCTTCTTGAATGAAGTGAACGCTCACGCCTTCACTGATACCTTCGAAGACTTGCACGGTCTACAGCAGCTTCCAGGCATCGCAGCTCAGCGGCTGATGGCCGACGGCTACGGCTTCGGAGCCGAAGGCGATTGGAAGCACGCCGCCCTCGTACGCGCCGTCAAAGTCATGACCAGAGGATTGCCCGGCGGCACCAGCTTTATGGAAGACTACACCTACCACTTCGATCCCCAGTGCCCCGCCGTTCTTGGCGCTCACATGCTCGAGATCTGCCCCTCGATTGCAGATTCGAAACCACACGCCGAGATCCATCCACTAGGCATAGGCGGCAAGAAAGACCCTGTCAGGCTCGTCTTCAACGCTATCACTGGTCCCGCTATTAACGCTTCGGTCATCGACAAAGGCGACAGTTCCCGACTACTCATCAATCCCGTCACCGCCATTGAACCCAAACACGACCTGCCCAAGCTCCCGGTCGCTCGCGTCCTCTGGCAGCCCCACCCGGATCTCCCTACCGCTGCCGCTGAATGGATCCAAGCCGGCGGCGCTCACCACACCGCCTACTCCAACTCCGTTACCCAAGAGATGCTTGAAGACTATGCTCGCATCTTGGGCCTGGATATTCAGCTCATTGCCTAG
- a CDS encoding ATP-binding protein: MIDRDLTSRLRKLAGQFPSVTLTGPRQSGKSTLCRAIFPKYAYANLEAPDLRSFAQDDPRAFLAQFDDGVILDEIQRVPELTSYIQSIIDEHPQPGRWVLTGSQNLALLESVNQSLAGRTAVLHLLPLARSEAIRFPRFPETLDESILTGGYPRIFDQQLDAGEWLASYIATYIERDVRLITNVGDLTTFQRFVELCAGRTSQLLNFSRLSNDCGIAQPTAKAWFSVLEASFIAFRLPSFSSNIRKRLVKMPKLHFYDTGLACRLLGIRTTEQLRSHPLRGALFESWVVSEIAKHRINAGETGGLYHYRDQNGVEADLIIEHADRLSLVEAKAAQTANSGLLEGVRRVREVIEQVRPCKAYVAYGGETGQKRSDVELVPWLNLHTQQWA, from the coding sequence ATGATCGACCGTGATCTGACATCCCGACTGCGAAAGCTGGCTGGCCAGTTCCCCTCGGTCACGCTGACGGGCCCCCGCCAGAGCGGAAAGTCCACCCTCTGCCGGGCGATCTTCCCGAAGTACGCCTACGCCAATCTCGAAGCGCCGGATCTCCGCAGCTTTGCCCAGGACGACCCGCGTGCGTTCCTGGCCCAGTTCGACGACGGTGTGATCCTGGACGAAATCCAGCGCGTGCCCGAACTGACGTCATATATCCAAAGCATTATCGACGAGCACCCGCAACCCGGCCGGTGGGTGCTGACGGGTTCTCAGAATCTGGCGTTGCTGGAATCTGTGAATCAGTCCCTCGCTGGCCGAACCGCAGTGCTGCATCTGCTGCCGCTTGCGCGGAGTGAAGCCATCCGCTTTCCACGCTTTCCCGAGACGCTTGACGAGTCGATCCTGACCGGCGGCTATCCCCGCATCTTCGACCAGCAACTCGACGCAGGAGAGTGGCTCGCATCCTACATCGCCACCTACATCGAACGGGATGTGCGACTGATCACCAACGTTGGCGACCTGACAACCTTCCAGCGGTTCGTCGAACTCTGTGCCGGCCGCACATCGCAACTGCTCAACTTCTCACGGCTCAGCAACGACTGCGGCATCGCTCAGCCCACTGCCAAGGCATGGTTCAGCGTCCTTGAAGCCAGCTTCATCGCGTTCCGCCTGCCATCGTTCAGTAGCAACATCCGCAAACGCTTGGTGAAGATGCCGAAGCTGCATTTCTACGACACCGGTCTGGCTTGCCGACTGCTAGGCATCCGTACCACTGAGCAGCTTCGCAGCCATCCATTGCGCGGAGCACTCTTTGAGAGTTGGGTGGTGTCCGAAATCGCCAAGCATCGCATCAACGCTGGCGAGACAGGCGGTCTTTACCACTACCGCGATCAAAACGGCGTCGAAGCCGACCTGATCATTGAGCACGCTGATCGATTGTCTCTTGTCGAGGCCAAGGCGGCGCAGACCGCGAACTCCGGTTTGCTCGAAGGCGTCCGGCGGGTCCGTGAAGTCATTGAGCAGGTTCGGCCATGCAAGGCGTATGTCGCCTACGGCGGCGAAACTGGCCAAAAGCGATCGGACGTCGAGTTGGTGCCTTGGCTCAATCTGCACACGCAGCAATGGGCGTGA
- a CDS encoding hybrid sensor histidine kinase/response regulator: protein MRFSSSLSGRILLLGILPTVVILTALILALAVSGVRRLHEQSLEALELLANEVATQISHTNEHAGLGTIMMAQAQQAALFGQRETSVEFAREVLDRFPQLNGVSFVYEPDADGQDALWVGGAGPLAAGMDDRGRFLPYWSRGENGSLVLAGVSDPDARPGYAEAKRWYEQEGEIRAVMGEPVRLGDKMLIELTYPIIVDGRFVGAATIDRSLTTIRALLERIKTDASVDIFVISGEHRFVAATTAERELLKTQPVDETAYHKLFSREALIGGIEGMYDPYDGEAYYFATSQVRAGGWTLVVRESRSAIVDPIRVDFTVIVSTVVVALLAVLSLSMWILRHTSTRIRRAVEVADQLARRDLSGDLDLRSTSRDEVTQLGESFQSLVATMRETEAFVGAVAEGDFSRTFEQRSEADNLARSINAMSRMRQEAEAALREARLEAEQANVAKSVFLANMSHELRTPLNGVLGYVQILLRDRSLNEQQRRSLDAIMNSGEHLLMLINDILDLSKIEAGRLEVDLAACDLHKLLQSVEDVLAHRAKSKSLAFEVDVAAEVPRGIRTDATKLKQVLVNLAGNAVKFTEAGSVTISVGETEDKRLRFSVRDTGIGMSEEELAGIFDAFKQAAAGKDAGGTGLGLTISRRLVLALGGVLSVESRPGAGSTFSFTHPLEEVDEDALSLEQTASLAGHASLSLPEVQRRTVLVVDDREANREILDHALRGVGFATEIAENGREALDVLEKTPVDAVLMDVRMPVMNGIEATERLRADERFRDLPVIAVSASVFPNQQKKFREAGCSDFLAKPVRLNELFEKLAHHLGLTYTTEDAAEEPMRATTSEPLSAERAGEVVGPLREALRVRSFTALNALAERLAADEATASVAERIRSATRGFDFDALDRLADELERGD from the coding sequence GTGCGTTTTTCCAGCAGCCTGAGCGGCCGTATTCTGCTGCTGGGGATCCTGCCGACGGTGGTGATTTTGACGGCGCTCATTCTGGCGCTGGCGGTGAGTGGTGTTCGTCGTCTGCACGAGCAGTCGCTAGAGGCGTTGGAGCTTCTGGCGAACGAGGTGGCGACGCAGATCAGCCACACGAACGAGCACGCGGGGCTGGGCACGATCATGATGGCGCAGGCGCAGCAGGCGGCGTTGTTCGGCCAGCGTGAGACGTCGGTGGAGTTCGCGCGTGAGGTGCTGGACCGCTTCCCGCAGCTCAATGGGGTGTCGTTTGTTTATGAGCCGGACGCGGACGGTCAGGACGCGTTGTGGGTGGGCGGTGCCGGGCCGTTGGCGGCGGGGATGGATGACCGCGGGCGGTTTCTGCCTTACTGGTCGCGTGGGGAAAACGGGTCGCTGGTGCTGGCCGGGGTGAGCGATCCGGATGCGCGGCCGGGGTATGCGGAGGCGAAGCGCTGGTACGAGCAAGAGGGCGAGATTCGTGCGGTGATGGGCGAGCCGGTGCGTCTGGGCGACAAAATGCTGATCGAGCTGACGTACCCGATCATCGTAGACGGCCGGTTTGTGGGCGCGGCGACGATCGATCGTTCGTTGACGACGATTCGTGCGTTGCTGGAGCGGATCAAGACGGACGCGTCGGTGGACATCTTTGTGATCAGTGGCGAGCATCGTTTTGTGGCTGCGACGACGGCGGAGCGTGAGTTATTGAAGACGCAGCCGGTGGACGAGACGGCCTATCACAAGCTGTTCTCGCGCGAGGCGCTGATCGGCGGCATCGAGGGGATGTACGATCCGTACGACGGCGAGGCGTATTACTTCGCGACGTCGCAGGTGCGTGCGGGCGGTTGGACGCTGGTGGTGCGTGAGTCGCGGTCGGCGATCGTCGACCCGATCCGCGTGGACTTCACGGTGATCGTGTCGACGGTGGTGGTGGCGTTGCTGGCGGTGCTGTCGCTTTCGATGTGGATCCTTCGGCACACGAGCACGCGGATTCGGCGTGCCGTGGAGGTGGCGGATCAGCTCGCGAGGCGGGACCTGTCGGGCGATCTGGACCTGCGGTCGACATCGCGTGACGAGGTGACGCAGCTGGGCGAGAGTTTTCAGAGCCTGGTCGCGACGATGCGGGAGACGGAGGCGTTCGTGGGCGCGGTGGCGGAGGGTGATTTCAGCCGGACGTTCGAGCAGCGTTCGGAGGCGGACAACCTGGCGCGGTCGATCAACGCGATGAGCCGGATGCGTCAGGAGGCGGAGGCGGCGCTGCGCGAGGCGCGTCTGGAGGCGGAGCAGGCGAACGTGGCGAAGAGCGTCTTCCTGGCCAACATGAGTCACGAGCTGCGTACGCCTCTGAACGGCGTGCTCGGCTACGTACAGATCCTGCTGCGTGACCGTTCGCTCAACGAGCAGCAGCGGCGGAGTCTCGACGCGATCATGAACAGCGGCGAGCACCTGCTGATGCTGATCAACGACATTCTTGACCTGTCGAAGATCGAGGCGGGGCGTCTGGAGGTGGACCTGGCGGCGTGCGACCTGCACAAGCTGCTCCAGTCGGTCGAGGACGTGCTGGCGCATCGGGCGAAGTCGAAGTCGCTGGCCTTCGAGGTGGACGTGGCGGCGGAGGTGCCGCGTGGGATCCGCACGGACGCGACGAAGCTCAAGCAGGTGCTGGTGAATCTGGCGGGCAACGCGGTGAAGTTCACGGAGGCGGGGAGCGTGACGATCTCGGTGGGTGAGACCGAGGACAAGCGTTTGCGGTTCTCGGTGCGTGACACGGGCATCGGGATGTCGGAGGAGGAGTTGGCGGGGATCTTTGACGCGTTCAAGCAGGCGGCGGCGGGCAAGGACGCGGGCGGGACGGGGCTGGGTCTGACGATCAGCCGTCGTCTTGTGCTGGCTCTGGGTGGCGTGTTGTCGGTGGAGAGTCGGCCGGGCGCGGGCAGCACGTTCTCGTTCACGCATCCCCTGGAGGAGGTGGACGAAGACGCGTTGAGTCTGGAGCAGACGGCGTCGCTCGCGGGTCATGCCTCGCTGTCGCTGCCTGAGGTTCAGCGGCGGACGGTGCTGGTGGTAGATGATCGCGAGGCGAACCGTGAGATCCTGGATCATGCGTTGCGTGGCGTCGGGTTTGCGACGGAGATCGCGGAGAACGGCCGGGAGGCGTTGGACGTGCTGGAGAAGACGCCGGTGGACGCGGTGCTGATGGACGTTCGGATGCCGGTGATGAACGGGATCGAGGCGACGGAGCGTCTGCGTGCCGACGAGCGATTCAGGGATCTGCCGGTGATCGCGGTGTCGGCGAGCGTCTTCCCGAATCAGCAGAAGAAATTTCGGGAGGCAGGGTGCAGCGATTTCCTGGCCAAGCCGGTGCGGCTCAATGAGTTGTTCGAGAAGCTCGCGCATCATCTGGGGCTGACGTATACGACGGAGGATGCGGCGGAAGAGCCGATGCGCGCGACGACCAGCGAACCGTTGTCGGCGGAGCGAGCGGGCGAGGTGGTGGGGCCGCTTCGCGAGGCGTTGCGGGTTCGGAGCTTTACGGCGCTCAACGCACTGGCCGAGCGTCTTGCCGCGGACGAGGCGACGGCTTCGGTGGCCGAGCGGATCCGGTCGGCGACGCGTGGCTTTGATTTTGATGCACTGGACAGGCTTGCGGACGAGCTTGAGAGAGGTGACTGA
- a CDS encoding response regulator: MDQPAPEPEAITSNDRVLLVDDNPVNLDVLAQSLEARGLELLIARSGEEALVVAASAKPAVILLDINMPGIGGFETCRRLKADTSTADAVVVFLSARDAVEDRVQGLELGAADYIAKPFQVEEVQARVARQIALYHERRELKTRAADKDPASEERFRAIDPASLRAMIEAGESDRFELKSTLRWNLKSDKAGKEIEDAWLKTVVAFLNTDGGVLVVGVDDDGNALGIEADRFDNADRYLLHVNNLIRQHVGAAYMHFIRFDLVPIDDKQVLAMRVLPAAEPAFLRRNNDELFFIRVGPGSRKLTASEMVAYIQNRREDQTREVVPAEPTRVETAPESQERAPDRILLVDDNTTNLQVLFQTLSDQDYELLVARSGEEAIEVATAGSPTLILLDIMMPPGIDGYETCKRLRQKPETADVAVIFMSALQDTDARVRGFEVGAVDYITKPFQADEVIARVRTHLTIQKLQRSLSAANSELQRFNADLEDRVAERSAQLVKSRDAIIFGLAKLAESRDDDTGRHLERICRYVRILSEELAREDPGIETSWVESVAVTAALHDIGKVAIPDAILLKPGRLSDEERSRMQEHAKIGSGTLSAIRERWGSSQFLTTAIEIAHHHHERWDGSGYPDGLAGEAIPLPARIVAVADVYDALRSKRVYKPAMTDDEAAQEIINASCTQFDPRVVEAFGRVRDEFRRVLEG; encoded by the coding sequence ATGGATCAGCCTGCCCCCGAACCCGAAGCGATCACGAGCAACGACCGCGTTCTGCTCGTGGACGACAACCCCGTCAACCTTGACGTGCTCGCGCAGTCGCTGGAGGCGCGCGGGCTTGAGTTGCTGATTGCCCGGAGCGGCGAGGAGGCGCTGGTGGTGGCGGCGTCGGCGAAGCCGGCGGTGATCCTGCTGGACATCAACATGCCGGGGATCGGCGGGTTCGAGACGTGTCGGCGGCTCAAGGCGGACACGAGCACGGCGGACGCGGTGGTGGTGTTCCTGTCGGCGCGAGACGCGGTGGAGGATCGCGTGCAGGGGCTGGAGCTTGGGGCGGCGGACTACATCGCCAAGCCGTTTCAGGTCGAGGAGGTTCAGGCCCGGGTGGCGCGGCAGATCGCGTTGTACCACGAGCGCCGGGAGCTCAAGACGCGAGCGGCGGACAAGGACCCGGCCAGCGAGGAGCGTTTCCGGGCGATCGACCCCGCGTCGCTGCGGGCGATGATCGAGGCGGGTGAGTCGGACCGGTTCGAGCTGAAGTCGACGCTCCGGTGGAACCTCAAGTCGGACAAGGCGGGCAAGGAGATCGAGGACGCCTGGCTCAAGACGGTGGTGGCGTTTCTCAACACGGACGGCGGCGTGCTGGTGGTGGGTGTCGACGACGACGGCAACGCGCTGGGGATCGAGGCGGATCGTTTCGATAACGCGGACCGGTACCTGCTGCACGTGAACAACCTGATCCGTCAGCACGTCGGCGCCGCGTACATGCACTTCATCCGATTCGACCTCGTGCCGATCGACGACAAGCAGGTGCTGGCGATGCGTGTGCTGCCCGCTGCCGAGCCGGCGTTCCTGCGGCGGAACAACGACGAGCTGTTCTTCATCCGGGTGGGTCCGGGCAGCCGGAAACTGACGGCGAGTGAGATGGTGGCGTACATCCAGAACCGCCGCGAGGATCAGACGCGTGAGGTGGTGCCCGCTGAGCCCACGCGAGTGGAAACGGCGCCCGAGTCGCAGGAGCGTGCGCCGGACCGGATCCTGCTGGTAGACGACAACACGACGAACCTGCAGGTGCTGTTCCAGACGCTGAGCGATCAGGACTACGAGTTGCTGGTGGCGCGGAGCGGCGAGGAGGCGATCGAGGTGGCGACGGCGGGTTCGCCGACGCTGATCCTGCTGGACATCATGATGCCGCCCGGGATTGATGGTTACGAGACATGCAAGCGGCTGCGGCAGAAGCCCGAGACGGCGGACGTGGCGGTGATCTTCATGTCGGCGTTGCAGGACACCGATGCGCGGGTGCGCGGCTTTGAGGTGGGCGCGGTCGATTACATCACCAAGCCGTTCCAGGCGGACGAGGTGATCGCGCGCGTGCGCACGCACCTAACGATCCAGAAGCTGCAGCGGAGCCTGAGCGCCGCGAACAGCGAGCTTCAGCGTTTCAATGCCGATCTTGAGGACAGGGTGGCGGAGCGGAGTGCGCAGCTGGTCAAGAGCCGGGACGCGATCATCTTCGGTCTGGCGAAGCTGGCGGAGTCGCGTGACGACGACACGGGGCGGCACCTGGAGCGCATCTGCCGGTACGTGCGGATTCTCTCGGAGGAGTTGGCGCGGGAGGACCCGGGCATCGAGACGTCGTGGGTGGAGTCGGTGGCGGTGACGGCGGCGCTGCACGACATCGGCAAGGTGGCGATCCCGGACGCGATCCTGCTCAAGCCGGGGCGGCTGTCGGACGAGGAGCGGAGCAGGATGCAGGAGCACGCGAAGATCGGCAGCGGCACGCTGAGCGCGATACGGGAGCGTTGGGGGAGTAGTCAGTTCCTGACGACGGCGATCGAGATTGCGCATCACCATCACGAGCGTTGGGACGGCAGCGGGTATCCGGACGGGCTGGCGGGCGAGGCGATCCCCTTGCCGGCGCGGATCGTGGCGGTGGCGGACGTGTACGACGCGTTGCGAAGCAAGCGTGTCTACAAGCCGGCGATGACCGACGACGAGGCGGCGCAGGAGATCATCAACGCGTCGTGCACGCAGTTCGACCCGCGGGTGGTCGAGGCGTTCGGGCGTGTGCGTGACGAGTTTCGTCGCGTGCTTGAGGGTTGA